From a single Caloenas nicobarica isolate bCalNic1 chromosome 12, bCalNic1.hap1, whole genome shotgun sequence genomic region:
- the LOC135993478 gene encoding rho-related GTP-binding protein RhoG-like: protein MQTIKCVVVGDGAVGKTCLLISYTTNAFPEEYIPTVFDNYSAQMTVDGRTVSLNLWDTAGQEEYDRLRTLSYPQTNVFVICFSIGCPSSYANVRHKWHPEVSHHCPNVPILLVGTKRDLRNDLETVKKLKEQSLAPTTPQQGTSLAKQIGAVKYLECSALNQEGVREVFAEAVRAVLYPVTKKNTRKCVLL from the coding sequence ATGCAGACTATAAAGTGCGTAGTTGTTGGAGATGGTGCTGTGGGAAAAACTTGTCTCCTCATCAGCTATACCACCAATGCCTTCCCAGAAGAATACATCCCTACCGTGTTTGACAACTACAGTGCCCAAATGACTGTTGATGGGCGGACAGTTAGCCTGAATCTCTGGGACACTGCAGGCCAGGAGGAGTATGACCGCCTGCGCACGCTCTCGTATCCTCAAACCAATGTATTCGTCATCTGTTTCTCCATTGGTTGCCCCTCTTCCTATGCAAATGTGAGGCACAAATGGCATCCTGAAGTTTCTCACCACTGTCCAAATGTTCCCATTCTTTTAGTGGGCACGAAGAGAGACTTGAGAAATGACCTGGAAACGGTTAAAAAGTTGAAAGAGCAAAGCTTGGCTCCCACTACCCCGCAGCAGGGGACTTCGCTGGCTAAACAAATTGGAGCAGTCAAATATTTGGAGTGCTCAGCATTGAATCAGGAGGGTGTTCGGGAGGTGTTTGCTGAAGCTGTGCGTGCAGTTCTGTATCCTGTGACAAAGAAGAACACAAGAAAATGTGTCTTATTGTAG
- the ITGB1BP2 gene encoding integrin beta-1-binding protein 2, translating into MALLCYNKGCGQRFDPEHNTKDSCLYHPGVPIFHDALKGWSCCKKRTTDFSEFLSIKGCTKGFHSKEKPPEPFSQEDTSDKPKAKPVEELIIQGPKSAEKMQRERPSSDEPRRLLPIKVSRTLEQALEKLNLSSKDEAPEGSCAGEAAAQVRAGTTCKNTACKAIYQGPESNTEVCTFHPGVPVFHEGMKYWSCCGVKTTDFSAFLEQLGCRSGRHCWTVKGDKKAVSCRQDWHQTSSQVVVTVYAKNPLPAHSSVKANRTTLEVHIVFEGNKIFQAELDLWGVIEIEKSFVSMVPTKVEITLCKASPGSWARLELPQSPSHPRGEQKEAANAEEPAAAQEEDSDDSLSWSEEEDEELEMGTQTN; encoded by the exons ATGGCGTTGCTGTGCTACAACAAGGGCTGCGGGCAGAGGTTTGATCCTGAACACAACACCAAGG ATTCCTGCCTGTATCACCCGGGCGTCCCCATCTTCCACGATGCCCTGAAG GGCTGGTCTTGTTGCAAGAAACGCACAACAGACTTCTCCGAGTTCCTCTCCATAAAA GGATGTACAAAGGGGTTTCACAGCAAGGAGAAGCCCCCTGAGCCTTTCAGCCAAGAGGACACCTCAGACAAGCCAAAGGCCAAACCAGTAGAGGAGCTCATCATCCAAGGACCAAAATCAGCTGAGAAGATGCAGCGGGAAAGACCAAG CTCTGATGAGCCAAGACGACTGCTGCCAATTAAAGTATCCAGGACTCTGGAGCAGGCACTGGAGAAATTGAACCTGTCCTCCAAGGACGAAGCACCTGAGGGCAGTTGTGCAG GGGAGGCGGCTGCCCAGGTGAGAGCTGGCACCACCTGCAAGAACACAGCCTGCAAGGCG ATCTACCAGGGCCCTGAGAGCAACACAGAGGTTTGTACTTTCCATCCTGGAGTTCCTGTCTTTCATGAGGG GATGAAGTACTGGAGCTGCTGTGGAGTCAAAACAACGGATTTCAGTGCTTtcctggagcagctgggctGCCGCAGCGGGCGGCACTGCTGGACGGTGAAGGGG GACAAGAAGGCGGTGTCGTGCCGGCAGGATTGGCACCAAACCAGCAGCCAGGTGGTAGTGACAGTCTATGCCAAGAACCCCCTGCCCGCCCACAGCAGCGTGAAAGCCAACCGTACCACG CTTGAGGTTCACATCGTCTTTGAAGGGAATAAGATTTTCCAGGCAGAACTGGACCTCTGGGGG GTCATTGAAATAGAGAAGAGCTTTGTGAGCATGGTCCCTACCAAAGTGGAGATCACACTTTGCAAAGCCAGCCCTGGCTcctgggccaggctggagcTCCCCCAAAGCCCGTCGCACCCCCGCGGCGAGCAGAAGGAGGCTGCCAACGCAGAGGAGCCCGCGGCAGCGCAGGAGGAGGACTCAGATGACAGCTTGAGCTGGTCAGAGGAGGAAGAcgaggagctggagatgggaacACAGACCAACTGA